The Brassica napus cultivar Da-Ae chromosome C7, Da-Ae, whole genome shotgun sequence genome has a segment encoding these proteins:
- the LOC125590510 gene encoding uncharacterized protein LOC125590510 yields MSKISNLDYAALNLPGDNYLHWALDTKIDLWSKELGDAIIEGNNETDTNQYRAISIIRHHLIEGLKDQYLTMENSLDLWTALQRRYDHQKTVLLPKAKHVWKNLRFMDYKSVDEYNSILFKIVSMMRLCGEEVTEKELLDKTFSTFHSTNVLLQQQYRKRGFASYTDLISCLLLAEANNELLMKNSEMGPIGTTTLPEANEAEKKDPKDYGRGRGSYGRGRGGISKPSNSTKSACHRCRMSNHWAKNCRTPKHLCELYQENLKNKNPEAHMVHDTGYDADVDSDLEKDDLLDFETSDCLKD; encoded by the exons atgtcgaaaatctcaaacCTAGACTATGCTGCCCTTAATCTCCCCGGAGACAACTATTTGCATTGGGCACTTGACACAAAGATTGACTTGTGGTCAAAGGAACTCGGTGATGCTATCATCGAGGGCAACAATGAGACTGATACGAATCAGTACAgggctataagtattatacgccaCCATCTCATTGagggtctaaaagatcagtacctCACCATGGAGAATTCACTAGACCTTTGGACCGCTTTACAGCGacgatatgatcaccagaaaacggtgctATTACCAAAGGCTAAACATGTGTGGAAGAATCTCAGATTCatggactataagtctgtggatgaaTACAATTCAATATTGTTTAAGATAGTCTCAATgatgagactttgtggtgaggAAGTAACCGAGAAAGAGTTGCTTGATAAAACATTCTCCACGTTCCATTCGACGAATGTGTTGCTGCAACAACAGTATAGAAAGAGAGGCTTCGCCtcatacactgatctgatctcgtgcctacTCCTGGCCGAGGCTAATAATGAACTCCTGATGAAAAACAGTGAGATGGGACCCATAGGAACAACAACATTACCAGAAGCCAATGAGGctgaaaagaaagatcccaaaga ctATGGCCGTGGCCGAGGCAGttatggccgtggtcgaggcggcatatccaaaccgtctAACTCGACCAAATCAGCTTGTCACAGATGCAGGATGAGtaaccattgggccaagaattgtAGAACCCCTAAACATCTATGTGAGCTCTATCAAGAGAACcttaagaacaagaacccggaagCCCATATGGTTCATGATACCGGGTATGATGCTGATGTTGATTCCGACCTTGAAAAGGACGACCTCTTGgattttgagacttctgattgtctcaaagaCTAA